A DNA window from Pseudodesulfovibrio thermohalotolerans contains the following coding sequences:
- a CDS encoding methyltransferase domain-containing protein, giving the protein MKEPSATQAATVSKQTGEQTATERIYRFSPKVILIAGPPAAGKSFAARQLAQDLNYSLLRLDAFTPEVAARYGGDIEAVRQPATYTDFKGIFIRKLRGLRYGNIVLEGCRVSHAHIHQAFLDALDDIYSPFTIVQPFYLNPPREIRMERFTLRRVRKTKEALRAGSPLPAGTPFCETLEPVLPGYEVVADTDDIIRWAEANRDAAHPGVSQADRAVFKTIAEADSFNPFYQTIEYRGRVLVPGFTQSGLAWQNILKLGVDFAGKTLCDYGCMHGYYTFKAEEMGAAGVGLDMDRGAVELANRLASAKGSGCHFMVYDITTPLKRKYDIILALNVLHRTGKFELTTEIMFAHCNECILEVGESQLPVIIAEATRQGFKLKRNLPSHRQQSCIGPRRILHMARREG; this is encoded by the coding sequence ATGAAAGAGCCGAGCGCCACCCAAGCCGCCACGGTCAGCAAACAGACCGGCGAGCAAACCGCAACGGAACGAATCTACCGCTTCAGCCCCAAGGTCATCCTCATTGCCGGGCCGCCTGCAGCGGGAAAGAGTTTCGCAGCCAGGCAACTGGCCCAGGATCTGAACTACTCCCTGTTGCGCCTGGATGCCTTCACCCCGGAGGTCGCGGCCCGCTACGGCGGGGACATCGAGGCCGTTCGCCAGCCAGCCACCTACACGGATTTCAAGGGAATATTCATTCGCAAGCTACGCGGGCTCCGCTACGGAAACATCGTGCTCGAAGGATGCCGCGTCAGCCACGCGCACATCCACCAGGCCTTCCTTGACGCCCTGGACGACATCTACTCGCCCTTCACCATCGTCCAGCCTTTCTACCTCAATCCGCCGCGCGAGATCCGCATGGAACGATTCACCCTGCGCCGGGTGCGCAAGACCAAGGAGGCTCTCCGCGCGGGCAGCCCCCTCCCGGCCGGGACCCCGTTCTGCGAGACCCTCGAACCAGTCCTGCCCGGCTATGAGGTGGTCGCCGATACCGACGACATCATCCGTTGGGCCGAAGCAAACCGCGACGCCGCGCATCCGGGTGTCTCCCAAGCCGACCGCGCGGTCTTCAAGACCATTGCCGAGGCGGACTCCTTCAACCCGTTCTATCAGACCATCGAATACCGTGGCCGCGTGCTCGTGCCCGGCTTCACCCAATCCGGCCTGGCCTGGCAAAACATCCTCAAACTCGGCGTGGACTTCGCGGGTAAGACCCTGTGCGACTACGGCTGTATGCACGGCTACTACACCTTCAAGGCTGAGGAAATGGGCGCGGCCGGAGTCGGGCTCGACATGGACCGGGGGGCCGTCGAACTGGCCAACCGGCTGGCCTCGGCCAAGGGTTCCGGCTGCCACTTCATGGTCTACGACATCACCACCCCGTTGAAGCGGAAATACGACATCATCCTGGCCTTGAACGTCCTGCACCGCACGGGTAAATTCGAACTGACCACGGAGATCATGTTCGCCCACTGCAACGAATGCATCCTCGAAGTGGGCGAGAGCCAGTTGCCGGTCATCATCGCAGAGGCCACGCGCCAGGGATTCAAGCTGAAAAGGAACCTCCCGTCCCACCGCCAGCAGTCATGCATCGGTCCCCGACGCATCCTGCACATGGCCCGGCGGGAAGGATAG
- a CDS encoding 3'-5' exonuclease, which translates to MTTDSLDIPQQYLRSFSKAEINDMPLRRYEGEIKVVRTDADLEEALEGMRDSSLLGFDTETRPVFRKGKKPGPPSILQLATADCAYVFQLGLLPLAKGVCEILANRRILKTGVAVRDDILGLQKHTRFKPSGFVDLSTITAKYNLQTHGLRNMAANLLGFRISKSAQCSNWAKEKLSRQQVLYAATDAWISRELYLALEELGLT; encoded by the coding sequence ATGACTACGGACAGCCTAGACATTCCGCAACAGTACCTTCGGTCCTTTTCCAAGGCAGAGATCAACGACATGCCCCTTCGCCGCTATGAGGGGGAAATCAAGGTCGTCCGCACCGACGCCGATCTCGAAGAGGCCCTGGAGGGAATGCGAGACTCCTCCCTGCTCGGCTTCGACACCGAGACCCGGCCAGTTTTCAGAAAGGGCAAAAAGCCCGGCCCGCCTTCCATCCTCCAACTCGCCACCGCCGATTGCGCATACGTATTCCAGTTGGGTCTCCTCCCACTGGCCAAGGGGGTCTGCGAGATCCTGGCCAACCGGCGCATTCTCAAGACCGGCGTGGCCGTGCGCGACGATATTCTCGGGTTGCAGAAACACACCCGGTTCAAACCGAGCGGTTTCGTGGACCTCTCCACCATCACGGCCAAATACAACCTCCAGACCCACGGTCTGCGCAACATGGCCGCCAATCTGCTCGGGTTCCGCATCTCCAAGTCCGCTCAGTGCTCCAACTGGGCCAAGGAGAAGCTCTCCCGGCAGCAGGTCCTCTACGCCGCCACCGACGCCTGGATCAGCCGCGAGCTGTACCTCGCCCTAGAAGAACTCGGCCTGACCTAG
- the lgt gene encoding prolipoprotein diacylglyceryl transferase, translating to MLDYPQFDPIMISIGPLDLRWYGMMYVFGILSGWLLGRYRATKPWNKMTPKLMDDFITWAILGVVLGGRLGYVLFYNPSFYLANPLQIFAVWEGGMSFHGGCLGVLVVCWLFGRANGMSFPEVGDFISPLVPPGLFFGRIGNFINGELWGRYTDLPWAMPFPGAGGLPRHPSQLYEAALEGLALFIIVWVYSAKPRPKGCVGALFLLGYGVFRFLVEFAREPDRQLGFVALNWMSMGQVLCLPMILFGIGWLVWAYRKSA from the coding sequence ATGCTCGACTATCCCCAATTCGACCCGATCATGATTTCCATAGGTCCTCTGGATTTGCGGTGGTACGGCATGATGTACGTCTTCGGCATCCTGAGCGGCTGGCTGCTGGGGCGCTACCGCGCAACCAAGCCTTGGAACAAGATGACGCCCAAGCTCATGGACGATTTCATCACCTGGGCCATCCTCGGCGTGGTCTTGGGCGGGCGTCTCGGCTATGTCTTGTTTTACAATCCTTCGTTCTACCTGGCCAATCCGCTACAGATTTTCGCTGTATGGGAAGGCGGCATGTCCTTTCACGGCGGCTGCCTCGGCGTGCTTGTCGTCTGCTGGCTCTTTGGTCGGGCCAACGGCATGAGTTTCCCCGAGGTGGGCGACTTCATTTCCCCTCTCGTGCCGCCCGGCCTGTTCTTCGGGCGCATCGGCAACTTCATCAACGGCGAACTGTGGGGACGCTACACGGATCTGCCGTGGGCCATGCCGTTTCCGGGAGCGGGCGGGCTTCCGCGCCACCCCTCGCAGTTGTACGAGGCCGCGCTGGAGGGGCTCGCCCTGTTCATCATCGTCTGGGTTTATTCGGCCAAACCCCGGCCAAAGGGATGCGTCGGCGCACTTTTTCTGCTCGGCTACGGCGTCTTCCGCTTTCTGGTGGAGTTCGCCCGCGAGCCGGATAGGCAGCTTGGGTTCGTGGCCCTCAACTGGATGTCCATGGGGCAGGTGCTCTGCCTGCCCATGATTTTGTTTGGCATCGGTTGGTTGGTCTGGGCGTACCGCAAGTCAGCGTAA
- a CDS encoding glutaminyl-peptide cyclotransferase, translating into MHKLVPILMLLVLTAWAAPATAQTPVIPCRVVAEYPHDAGTSTQGLFHLNGVFYESSGGYKRSFVAMVEPKTGRRLKTVPIAPSLFAEGIAPQGDALWMLTWKSGIGLIHALKDLAPSGRFAYRSTFGKTEGWGLAFDGEQFFMSTGKSRLELRDAKDFTLTGTMEVTDEGRPVRLLNELEFVGKWLYANIWKSDRVAIIDPADGKVRAWLDISSLRKRIDQRAGTANGIAYDAAGGRLYVTGKCWDRLFEIKIPELR; encoded by the coding sequence ATGCACAAGCTTGTCCCCATCCTCATGCTGCTCGTCCTGACGGCCTGGGCCGCGCCCGCAACGGCGCAAACGCCGGTCATCCCCTGCCGGGTGGTCGCCGAATACCCTCACGACGCCGGGACCTCCACCCAGGGACTCTTCCATCTCAACGGCGTGTTCTACGAATCCTCGGGCGGATACAAACGTTCCTTCGTGGCCATGGTGGAGCCAAAGACCGGACGCAGGCTGAAGACCGTGCCCATCGCGCCCTCCCTGTTCGCCGAGGGCATCGCGCCTCAGGGCGATGCCCTGTGGATGCTCACCTGGAAGTCGGGCATCGGCCTGATCCACGCCCTCAAGGACCTCGCACCCAGTGGGCGATTCGCCTACCGTTCGACCTTCGGAAAAACCGAGGGATGGGGGCTGGCCTTCGACGGGGAACAATTCTTCATGTCCACAGGAAAATCCCGGCTCGAACTGCGCGACGCGAAAGACTTCACCCTGACGGGCACCATGGAGGTGACCGACGAGGGACGCCCTGTGCGCCTGCTCAACGAACTGGAATTCGTAGGGAAATGGCTCTACGCCAATATCTGGAAGTCGGACAGGGTGGCGATCATCGACCCGGCCGACGGCAAGGTCCGCGCCTGGCTCGATATCTCATCCCTGCGCAAGCGGATCGACCAAAGGGCCGGAACGGCCAACGGCATAGCCTATGACGCGGCAGGCGGACGCCTCTACGTCACCGGCAAGTGCTGGGACCGCCTTTTTGAAATCAAAATTCCTGAATTACGCTGA
- a CDS encoding TetR/AcrR family transcriptional regulator produces the protein MNDSPDVNTKTALLLAAMEVFADKGFDSATVRDICGLAKANVAAVNYHYGSKDGLYAAVLEEIFPKGEEWISSDERGLPPEERLHKFVKGLAEEIYTQSTGQIAQKWAIFLREMAKPSHNLDFIARHQVQPRANELRDILTKLLGPDTPEQTLAYCSSNIWALMLDHLLTQPILDRLTPNRPGLELDVEAFVDHVVRFALGGVNAVKHRA, from the coding sequence ATGAACGATTCCCCCGACGTCAATACCAAAACAGCGCTTTTGCTCGCCGCCATGGAGGTTTTCGCCGACAAGGGCTTCGACTCGGCCACGGTGCGGGACATCTGCGGCCTGGCCAAGGCCAACGTAGCGGCGGTGAACTATCACTACGGCAGCAAGGACGGCTTGTACGCGGCCGTGCTCGAAGAGATCTTCCCCAAGGGAGAGGAATGGATTTCCAGCGACGAAAGGGGGTTGCCCCCGGAAGAGCGGCTGCACAAGTTCGTCAAGGGGCTGGCGGAGGAGATATACACCCAGAGTACCGGGCAAATCGCCCAGAAATGGGCCATCTTCCTGCGTGAAATGGCAAAACCGAGCCACAACCTCGACTTCATCGCACGGCATCAGGTCCAGCCGCGCGCCAACGAATTGCGCGACATCCTGACCAAACTGCTCGGCCCGGACACGCCGGAGCAGACGCTGGCCTATTGCAGCTCGAACATCTGGGCCCTCATGCTCGACCATCTGCTTACCCAGCCCATCCTGGACCGCCTGACTCCGAACCGGCCCGGCCTGGAGCTCGACGTGGAAGCTTTCGTGGACCACGTGGTCCGCTTCGCCCTCGGCGGCGTCAACGCCGTAAAACACCGCGCGTAA
- the ispH gene encoding 4-hydroxy-3-methylbut-2-enyl diphosphate reductase: protein MEVILAKTAGFCMGVDMALTKLDQLVAEPDGHPIYILGPIIHNPQVLKRYADKGVIMVHDPAEVPAGAHVVIRAHGITRQVEESLRERQVIIKDATCPRVKKAQLLIERNTAGGCKLLLYGEVDHPEVAGLVSYAENGHFVFGSAEELAGYELSPGERYVLAAQTTQDRVQFEAIAERLTGRGDLNVTVLETICDATKLRQAEAKELAKTVDFMVVVGGYNSGNTRRLAKVVSEEGTPCEHVETVDELPLSELARYKRIGVTAGASTPRVLIDQVLAGLESL, encoded by the coding sequence GTGGAAGTCATCTTAGCCAAAACCGCGGGATTCTGCATGGGCGTCGACATGGCCCTGACCAAGCTCGATCAGCTTGTCGCCGAGCCCGACGGCCATCCCATATATATTCTCGGACCCATCATCCATAATCCGCAGGTTCTTAAGCGTTACGCCGACAAGGGTGTGATAATGGTTCACGATCCCGCCGAGGTCCCGGCCGGGGCGCACGTCGTTATCCGCGCCCACGGCATTACTCGCCAGGTTGAGGAATCCCTGCGTGAACGGCAGGTGATCATCAAGGACGCCACCTGCCCTCGGGTCAAGAAGGCGCAGTTGCTCATCGAGCGCAACACCGCAGGCGGTTGCAAGCTGCTCCTCTATGGCGAGGTGGACCATCCCGAGGTGGCCGGTCTGGTCAGCTATGCCGAAAACGGCCATTTCGTCTTCGGTTCCGCCGAGGAGCTGGCCGGGTACGAGCTTTCTCCGGGCGAACGGTATGTCCTGGCGGCCCAGACCACCCAGGACCGGGTCCAGTTCGAGGCCATCGCCGAAAGGCTGACCGGGCGGGGCGACCTGAACGTGACCGTGCTCGAAACCATCTGCGACGCCACCAAGCTGCGCCAGGCCGAGGCCAAGGAGTTGGCCAAGACCGTGGACTTCATGGTCGTGGTCGGCGGGTACAACAGCGGGAACACCCGCAGGCTCGCCAAGGTTGTCTCGGAAGAGGGCACGCCCTGCGAGCATGTGGAGACCGTGGACGAGCTGCCCCTGAGCGAACTCGCCCGGTACAAGCGCATTGGCGTCACCGCCGGAGCCTCCACCCCGAGGGTGCTCATAGATCAGGTGCTCGCCGGGCTTGAATCGCTGTAG
- a CDS encoding molybdenum cofactor biosynthesis protein MoaE, giving the protein MDINKALAELKKEPGFAENVGMILVHNGVVRSWSRKGREEVVAIDITPDFEKMEEIRQEIEAREGIFRAWCHANSGHMKPGDDVLFLIVAGDIRENVKPALADFLDRVKAEAVTKKEIFA; this is encoded by the coding sequence ATGGATATCAACAAGGCTCTGGCAGAGTTGAAAAAGGAGCCCGGTTTCGCCGAGAACGTGGGCATGATCCTGGTGCATAACGGCGTGGTCCGGAGCTGGTCCCGCAAGGGCCGCGAGGAAGTCGTAGCCATCGATATCACTCCCGATTTCGAGAAGATGGAGGAGATCCGCCAGGAGATCGAGGCCCGCGAGGGCATCTTCCGCGCCTGGTGTCACGCCAACTCGGGCCACATGAAGCCCGGCGACGACGTGCTCTTTCTCATCGTTGCGGGCGACATCCGTGAAAACGTCAAGCCCGCACTGGCCGACTTCCTCGACCGCGTCAAGGCCGAGGCCGTGACCAAGAAAGAAATCTTCGCATAG
- the moaA gene encoding GTP 3',8-cyclase MoaA has product MHKNLEDIHGREVSYMRISVTDRCNLRCTYCAGEGLEFIPHPNILRYEEILELMGMARNLGVRKIRFTGGEPFVRKGFADFMVTAAERYGDLNLCVTTNATLIGDHVERLAAAGIKRVNISLDSLDPEKFKAITGRDHYAVVRENIDRCLAANMTLKINAVAMKGVNDDELGDFIEFARTHPVDFRFIEFMPVGLETGWDDSRVWTAAEILSEARPFAELVPVTAKGARRHGPARMYEIEGGLGRIGLISPYSDHFCSTCNRLRITSDGNLRTCLFSDKVYRLRPALRHPALGVEKVERIIRLAGRNKPIGNELLRKMRAADHGVCKTRMASIGG; this is encoded by the coding sequence ATGCACAAGAACCTTGAGGACATCCACGGCCGCGAGGTCAGCTACATGCGTATCAGCGTGACCGACAGGTGCAACCTGCGGTGCACCTACTGCGCGGGCGAGGGGCTGGAATTCATCCCGCATCCGAACATCCTGCGCTACGAGGAAATACTGGAGCTCATGGGCATGGCCCGGAACCTCGGGGTGCGGAAGATACGGTTCACGGGCGGGGAGCCCTTCGTGCGCAAGGGATTCGCCGATTTCATGGTCACCGCGGCCGAGCGGTACGGGGATCTGAATCTGTGCGTGACCACCAACGCCACCCTCATCGGCGACCACGTGGAGCGGCTTGCCGCGGCGGGCATCAAGCGGGTGAACATCTCGCTGGACAGCCTGGACCCCGAGAAATTCAAGGCCATCACCGGCCGCGATCATTACGCCGTGGTTCGGGAAAACATCGACCGCTGCCTGGCCGCGAACATGACGCTGAAGATCAACGCCGTGGCCATGAAGGGCGTCAACGACGACGAGTTGGGCGATTTCATAGAGTTCGCCCGTACCCATCCCGTGGACTTTCGTTTCATCGAGTTCATGCCCGTGGGGCTGGAGACCGGGTGGGACGATAGCCGCGTATGGACCGCCGCCGAGATTTTGTCCGAGGCCCGGCCCTTTGCCGAGCTCGTCCCCGTGACCGCGAAGGGTGCGCGCCGCCACGGCCCGGCCCGTATGTACGAGATCGAAGGCGGTCTGGGCCGTATCGGGCTCATCTCCCCGTATTCCGATCACTTCTGCTCCACCTGCAACCGGCTGCGCATCACTTCGGACGGCAACCTGCGGACCTGCCTTTTTTCGGACAAGGTCTACCGGCTGCGTCCCGCCCTTCGCCATCCCGCCCTGGGTGTGGAAAAGGTAGAAAGGATCATCCGGCTGGCCGGGCGGAACAAGCCCATCGGCAACGAGCTGTTGCGGAAGATGCGGGCCGCCGATCATGGCGTCTGCAAGACCCGCATGGCCTCCATCGGCGGATAG
- a CDS encoding DUF748 domain-containing protein, with protein sequence MLAFLDKIDTGTPRLRRIVFWLLTAFAAYILFGFFAVPPIMKSVLVSQIKSALDRKAEVGDIYFNPLTFHLEATGLRIENREEEGDLISVERMETAPGIATIWKLAPVLSYLKLDGLNLNMTFYGKGRYSISDLLGTPDSVNQEKPEEKKDEAVFPFALYGFELTNSTITFDDRPHAKKHVISDIHLQIPFTSSFADRIKEFTHPIFTAVVNGDPVELKGRILPFDKTLQTEFELDAVEVDLRQYWEYLPIKTPLKLKSGRFTSGFSLFFERPEGQRLRLFLGGGGTLTNLELTAPEDGSVLAMKKLTFDMERFSLSDNALIIKHVNLDQPFFKVVRRAGGEINWAGYFPGSEPGPTGPKVKTEADTDSAFVLDLRNFEITGGAVDFTDQHVEGGFHHVFPKLDFAMEGLTTRASQASVFKGSFGETGFIYVNGEATVDPPTAELTLSGKDLNVPLYGPYINSLQPMLVDSGSLGFSVEIDYSQPDGEPQLVASNGSLNLADLAMRKPDAKEPSLTLGALDVSGATLDLAARTVGVAEVKLTAPSASVVRERDGRLDLEKLFAETAATAESDEPADKPAPDGDDAAETPWKATLDHLVVEDGSADFRDLALAHQARLGVRNFKLDVTDFSTKKGAQMPFSLSGGWAGGGWFSANGRTSLDPLASSGNLKVDKLGIRPLDGYLAEDTELLISDGAAHATLSYSFTGGETPKYTVKGDTALTGLKVKTTFADAEMAGIDRLDVKGIAFANAPMSLAIGEINLNGPRALVHFDKDGRLNIRRALRLAEPPPPPAGTATAGPDAPAPVPPAEVAAIEAKTETEAAEEKPLFETLTVGKIGMQNGSVKFRDDSIHPAYATEATEMTLVLTEIGQTAEARPKVEFKAKLGPTPVAVTGVLNPLVRPIYSDLTISVNGMELVPLTPYTLKNLAYPIEKGRLYADVIFKTEDWVLNARNKFFIEQLKLGKKDKRPDAPNIPVEFGLSLLQDSNGDMQLNLPVSGRLDDPNFRIGGIVFQAIINLLFKALTSPFSLIGSMFGGGEDMDFVVFDPGRAQLNARSTEKLDTVIKALSERNKLKLEVDGVVDPVADTNGLIQAILERKVKQAKYDDLPRSKRAETTVDEIVVAPEEYEDMLYEAYADEPDEEGIKPTTLFVTDRQPVEVMEKFIRDRVVVTKEMLHELAMQRANAVKQYIITGNPDLTDRVFLLDRDTKPEGKTGVPKHRADLGIN encoded by the coding sequence ATGCTCGCTTTCCTCGATAAAATAGATACCGGCACTCCACGCCTGCGGCGGATCGTTTTCTGGCTGCTGACCGCATTCGCGGCCTACATTCTGTTCGGCTTTTTCGCCGTTCCCCCGATCATGAAATCGGTCCTTGTCTCCCAAATCAAAAGCGCGCTCGACCGCAAGGCCGAAGTGGGAGATATCTATTTCAACCCGCTCACCTTCCATCTGGAGGCGACGGGCCTGCGCATCGAGAATCGCGAGGAAGAGGGCGACCTGATCTCCGTGGAGCGCATGGAGACCGCGCCCGGCATCGCAACCATCTGGAAACTGGCTCCGGTCCTCAGCTACCTCAAGCTGGACGGGCTCAACCTGAACATGACCTTCTACGGCAAGGGCCGGTATTCCATTTCCGACCTCCTCGGCACCCCGGACAGCGTTAATCAGGAGAAACCCGAGGAAAAGAAAGACGAGGCGGTCTTCCCCTTCGCCCTGTACGGTTTTGAACTGACCAACTCTACCATCACCTTCGACGACAGGCCCCACGCGAAAAAGCACGTCATCTCCGACATCCACTTGCAGATACCGTTCACATCAAGCTTTGCGGACAGGATCAAGGAGTTCACCCATCCGATATTCACTGCGGTGGTCAACGGCGACCCAGTGGAGCTCAAAGGCAGAATTCTGCCCTTCGACAAGACGCTGCAAACCGAGTTCGAGCTGGACGCCGTGGAAGTGGATCTGCGCCAGTACTGGGAATACCTGCCCATCAAAACCCCGCTCAAACTCAAGAGCGGCCGGTTCACCTCCGGCTTCTCCCTGTTTTTCGAGCGCCCCGAAGGCCAGCGGCTCCGGCTTTTCCTTGGCGGTGGTGGCACCCTTACCAACCTGGAGCTGACCGCTCCCGAAGACGGCTCGGTCCTCGCGATGAAGAAACTGACCTTCGACATGGAGCGGTTCTCCCTCAGCGACAACGCCCTCATCATCAAGCACGTGAACCTCGACCAGCCGTTCTTCAAGGTTGTGCGGCGGGCGGGCGGCGAAATCAACTGGGCGGGCTATTTCCCGGGCTCGGAGCCCGGTCCCACCGGGCCCAAGGTCAAGACCGAGGCGGACACTGACTCGGCCTTTGTCCTGGACCTGCGCAATTTCGAAATCACGGGCGGTGCCGTCGACTTCACCGACCAACACGTCGAAGGCGGCTTCCACCACGTCTTCCCGAAACTCGACTTCGCCATGGAAGGGCTGACCACGCGGGCCTCGCAGGCCAGCGTCTTCAAGGGCTCCTTCGGAGAAACGGGCTTCATCTACGTCAACGGCGAGGCAACCGTGGACCCGCCGACGGCCGAACTGACCCTCTCGGGCAAGGATTTGAACGTGCCCCTTTACGGCCCCTACATCAACTCCTTGCAGCCCATGCTGGTGGACTCGGGCTCTCTGGGATTCTCCGTGGAAATCGACTACAGCCAGCCGGACGGCGAGCCGCAGCTCGTGGCGAGCAATGGCTCCCTGAACCTGGCCGATCTGGCCATGCGCAAACCCGACGCCAAGGAGCCGAGCCTCACGCTGGGCGCGCTGGACGTGTCCGGGGCTACCCTCGACCTTGCCGCCCGCACGGTCGGGGTAGCCGAGGTCAAGCTGACCGCCCCCTCCGCCAGCGTCGTCCGCGAACGAGACGGCCGACTGGACCTGGAAAAGCTCTTTGCGGAAACCGCCGCGACGGCCGAATCCGACGAACCGGCCGATAAACCGGCTCCCGACGGAGACGACGCGGCCGAAACGCCCTGGAAAGCCACACTGGACCATCTGGTGGTGGAGGACGGGTCCGCCGACTTCCGCGACCTGGCCCTGGCCCACCAGGCCCGGCTGGGAGTGCGCAACTTCAAGCTGGACGTGACCGACTTCTCCACGAAAAAAGGTGCACAGATGCCCTTCTCCCTGAGCGGCGGCTGGGCGGGCGGAGGCTGGTTCTCCGCCAACGGCCGGACGTCCCTGGACCCGCTCGCGTCCTCCGGCAACCTCAAGGTCGACAAACTCGGCATCAGGCCGCTGGACGGTTATCTGGCCGAGGACACCGAGCTGCTTATCTCGGACGGCGCGGCCCACGCCACCCTCTCCTATTCATTCACCGGGGGTGAAACCCCGAAGTACACAGTCAAGGGCGACACGGCGCTGACCGGGCTCAAGGTCAAGACCACTTTCGCCGACGCCGAAATGGCGGGCATCGACCGACTGGACGTCAAGGGCATCGCCTTTGCCAACGCCCCCATGTCCCTGGCCATCGGCGAGATCAATCTGAACGGACCGCGTGCCCTGGTGCACTTCGACAAGGACGGCAGGCTGAACATACGACGCGCCCTGCGCCTGGCGGAGCCTCCGCCGCCGCCCGCCGGCACCGCGACGGCCGGACCCGACGCGCCGGCCCCGGTTCCCCCGGCGGAGGTCGCGGCCATTGAGGCCAAGACCGAAACCGAGGCCGCCGAGGAGAAGCCGCTCTTCGAAACGTTGACCGTGGGCAAAATCGGTATGCAGAACGGATCGGTCAAATTCCGTGACGACAGCATCCACCCGGCCTATGCCACGGAAGCCACGGAGATGACCCTTGTCCTGACCGAAATCGGCCAGACCGCCGAGGCGCGTCCCAAGGTGGAATTCAAGGCCAAGCTCGGCCCCACGCCCGTGGCCGTCACCGGCGTGCTCAACCCGCTGGTCAGACCGATCTACTCCGACCTGACCATCTCGGTGAACGGCATGGAGCTGGTTCCCCTGACCCCGTACACCCTCAAAAATCTGGCCTATCCCATCGAAAAGGGACGGCTCTATGCGGACGTGATCTTCAAGACCGAGGACTGGGTCCTCAACGCCCGGAACAAGTTCTTCATCGAACAGCTCAAGCTGGGCAAGAAAGACAAGCGGCCCGACGCGCCCAACATCCCGGTCGAGTTCGGCCTGTCCCTGCTCCAGGACTCCAACGGCGACATGCAGCTCAACCTGCCCGTCTCCGGAAGACTGGACGACCCGAACTTCCGCATCGGCGGCATCGTGTTCCAGGCCATCATCAACCTGCTCTTCAAGGCCCTGACCTCGCCGTTTTCCCTCATCGGCTCCATGTTCGGCGGCGGGGAGGACATGGACTTCGTGGTCTTCGATCCGGGCCGGGCCCAATTGAACGCGCGAAGCACGGAAAAGCTCGACACGGTCATCAAGGCCCTGTCGGAACGGAACAAGCTCAAGTTGGAAGTTGACGGGGTCGTCGATCCCGTGGCCGACACGAACGGCCTGATCCAGGCCATCCTCGAACGCAAGGTCAAGCAGGCCAAATACGACGACCTGCCGCGTTCCAAGCGGGCCGAGACCACGGTGGACGAGATTGTCGTCGCCCCTGAGGAATATGAGGACATGCTCTACGAAGCATATGCCGACGAACCCGACGAGGAGGGCATCAAGCCCACCACCCTGTTCGTCACCGACCGCCAGCCCGTGGAGGTCATGGAAAAGTTCATCCGCGACAGGGTCGTCGTGACAAAGGAGATGCTCCATGAACTGGCCATGCAGCGGGCCAACGCGGTCAAGCAGTACATCATCACCGGCAACCCGGACCTGACGGACCGCGTCTTCCTCCTCGACCGCGATACGAAGCCCGAGGGCAAGACAGGCGTGCCGAAACACCGGGCGGACCTGGGCATCAATTAG